The following proteins are encoded in a genomic region of Mangifera indica cultivar Alphonso unplaced genomic scaffold, CATAS_Mindica_2.1 Un_0024, whole genome shotgun sequence:
- the LOC123206124 gene encoding probable calcium-binding protein CML29: MAQPGGRDLSSEAEKMSNILSLVNTFKAFDSDNDGSITAAELGGILSSLGHKASEEDVSAMVQQADKDKDGLLSLEEFLEMNTKDMELGSLRIFLTSALGSMDADEDEILTGEELHEMAENLGFPVTLADCQNMIAALDENGDGAVSFEEFQLLVNSLFD; the protein is encoded by the coding sequence ATGGCTCAACCAGGGGGCCGTGATCTATCATCAGAAGCCGAGAAGATGAGCAATATCCTGAGCCTAGTGAATACATTCAAAGCCTTTGACTCGGACAATGACGGGTCGATTACTGCAGCAGAGCTTGGTGGAATTTTGAGCTCCCTTGGTCACAAAGCCAGTGAAGAAGATGTGAGCGCAATGGTGCAGCAGGCTGATAAAGACAAGGATGGGCTGCTAAGCTTGGAGGAGTTTTTGGAGATGAACACCAAAGATATGGAACTTGGTAGCCTTCGGATCTTCCTTACATCGGCTCTAGGATCTATGGATGCTGATGAGGATGAGATTTTGACGGGAGAGGAGCTCCATGAAATGGCTGAAAATTTGGGGTTTCCTGTCACTCTAGCAGATTGTCAAAATATGATTGCTGCCTTGGATGAAAATGGAGATGGAGCTGTGAGCTTTGAGGAATTTCAACTGCTAGTCAACTCCCTCTTCGATTAA